Proteins from a single region of Thiomicrorhabdus sp. Kp2:
- a CDS encoding DUF262 domain-containing protein has translation MSLIEEIEENKRKISTDAYPMSIGEVINLYRDGEIDIHPEFQRVYRWDEYQKSSLIESILMGIPLPSFFVSQREDGIWDLVDGLQRLATILSFTGEYKNENGEPLEPLVLEKTKYIPDLDGTVWKSEFGDKALPIEVQRDFKRYKIDFKIIKKESDDNAKYDLFQRLNTGGSSLEGQEVRNCLLIMVNKGAYDFIESLSKNEDFITCTPITDRQENERYRYELILRFFVYKNMIETEIVIDYGNVDSFLSEQMVNIFKAGSEFNYDQSEELFNEVFCELNQRYGEDSFKAYRDGSFKGAFVLSRFEWICSYILSRKIRELDAYSEINEIVNGLGEDQDYIDSTKRGTGSLTRTKKLIKIASGK, from the coding sequence ATGAGCTTAATCGAAGAAATTGAAGAAAATAAGAGAAAGATTTCAACGGATGCTTACCCAATGTCAATTGGTGAAGTTATAAATCTGTATAGGGATGGTGAAATTGATATTCATCCAGAATTTCAGAGGGTCTATCGTTGGGATGAGTACCAAAAATCAAGCTTGATTGAATCAATTCTAATGGGCATACCTTTGCCATCATTTTTTGTGTCCCAAAGAGAAGACGGTATATGGGACTTAGTTGATGGGCTGCAAAGGTTAGCAACTATTTTGTCTTTCACTGGCGAGTATAAAAATGAAAATGGTGAGCCTTTAGAACCGTTAGTTCTTGAGAAAACAAAATATATTCCAGATTTAGATGGAACAGTATGGAAATCTGAGTTTGGCGACAAAGCTTTGCCTATAGAAGTTCAAAGGGATTTTAAACGCTATAAAATCGATTTTAAAATCATTAAGAAAGAAAGTGACGACAATGCTAAATATGATTTGTTTCAAAGGTTAAATACTGGTGGCAGTTCTTTAGAGGGGCAGGAAGTTCGAAACTGTCTATTGATTATGGTTAATAAGGGGGCATATGATTTTATAGAGAGTCTCTCAAAAAATGAGGATTTTATTACATGTACTCCAATAACTGACCGACAAGAAAATGAAAGGTATCGTTACGAGCTTATTCTAAGATTCTTCGTTTATAAGAATATGATTGAAACTGAGATTGTGATTGATTATGGGAACGTTGATAGTTTCTTAAGTGAACAAATGGTTAATATTTTTAAGGCTGGTAGTGAATTTAATTATGACCAATCAGAAGAATTGTTTAATGAAGTTTTCTGTGAGCTCAATCAGCGATATGGTGAGGATTCATTTAAGGCCTATAGAGATGGATCATTTAAAGGGGCTTTTGTTTTGTCACGTTTTGAATGGATATGCTCATATATTTTGTCTCGAAAAATAAGAGAATTAGATGCTTATTCAGAAATTAATGAGATAGTAAATGGCTTAGGAGAAGATCAAGACTATATCGACTCAACCAAGCGTGGTACGGGGTCTTTAACGCGAACTAAAAAATTAATTAAAATAGCTTCTGGAAAATGA
- a CDS encoding thermonuclease family protein produces MIKLAGRVLFIFCLFALAEVVQASGKSYGPVVVDEVTSIYDGDTFRVNINAWPAIVGQRIPVRVKGIDTPELRGKCQLEKELARKAKQHTVQMLRGAKRIELQDIDRGKYFRILADVSIDGQDLGKSLIRNGLAVSYDGRTKTDWCQ; encoded by the coding sequence ATGATTAAGCTTGCTGGCAGAGTTTTGTTTATTTTTTGTCTTTTTGCTTTAGCTGAAGTAGTTCAAGCATCTGGTAAAAGTTATGGCCCTGTCGTTGTTGATGAAGTGACGAGTATCTACGATGGCGATACTTTTCGAGTGAATATCAATGCTTGGCCGGCTATTGTCGGGCAGAGAATTCCGGTTCGAGTAAAAGGTATTGATACACCAGAACTACGAGGTAAATGTCAGCTAGAAAAAGAGTTGGCTAGAAAAGCTAAACAGCATACTGTTCAGATGCTTCGCGGAGCCAAAAGAATTGAATTACAGGATATAGACAGGGGGAAATACTTTCGTATTCTTGCGGATGTATCAATTGATGGGCAAGACTTAGGGAAAAGTCTTATTAGGAATGGACTTGCTGTAAGTTATGACGGTAGAACTAAGACTGATTGGTGTCAGTGA
- a CDS encoding DEAD/DEAH box helicase family protein, which produces MAFTKISQRTLAPASPDLLFRELTRRKFPDVLPHQKDMMERYASEAQNAPDVALQLPTGSGKTLVGLLIAEWRRRKYKEKIVYLCPTRQLVYQAVDQAEHKYGLNVIGFTGSQRDYSPSDKTSYKQGDAIAITTYSSLFNTNPYFSDADVIIIDDAHSAENYVAKMWSLDVDRFNDKHTALHSVLASVLKPYIDATSYTKMTGKWENPLDSSWVDKIPSPSLLEIHDDLVDIMDTYTADSDLKYSWSMLRNNLSSCHIYISFSEIVIRPIIAPTWELPSFNNPKQRIYMSATLGEGGDLERLMGRKKILRLPVPDGWDLQGVGRRFFMFPSLSLKDEDEVKLRRSLIKKADRSLILVPSDNLKNHISEDIEENLSLEVFSAEDIEKSKQSFVESTGSVAVVANRYDGIDFPGEECRLLFIEGLPKAVNAQERFFMSRMGANLLFNERVQTRVLQAIGRCTRSLEDYSAVVVSGEELPDYLSDRSRRQHFHPELQAELSFGVAQSKDKSILDFEENFALFLENGDEWDAANQMIVEERNRAEKVPFPSIEQLSEAVKFEVEYQMALWQKDYTEAVSCAESVIGVLTDGQLGGYRALWEYLAGSAAKLAVSDGNLAFNVKAMEHYKAAKKAAKSVPWLVKLSQHLELDPSILETDSLHELVVLQVEKIEAVLSSLGTRHDRSYSQRERQILEGFENESTFENAQKLLGEHLGYDAGKVESDASPDPWWQLGDFCIVFEDYAGAEDTSSLNATKARQAATHPSWIRANVPTCSSENVEIISVMVSPVLTANSGALPHLSGFFFWTLADFKEWAQIAMRTMREIRKTFVEPGDLVWRAQAIEVLQANGVDVLSLKNSLKSKVAKSYLEERP; this is translated from the coding sequence ATGGCTTTTACAAAAATATCACAGAGAACTTTAGCACCAGCTAGTCCAGACTTGTTATTTAGAGAGTTAACCAGGAGGAAGTTTCCAGATGTATTGCCGCATCAGAAAGACATGATGGAGCGTTATGCTTCTGAGGCTCAAAATGCCCCTGACGTTGCATTGCAATTGCCAACGGGAAGTGGGAAAACTTTAGTGGGGTTACTGATTGCTGAGTGGCGTCGCAGAAAATATAAAGAGAAAATTGTTTATCTTTGCCCAACCCGACAATTGGTCTATCAGGCTGTTGATCAAGCAGAGCACAAATATGGATTAAATGTAATCGGTTTTACAGGATCTCAACGAGATTATTCACCTTCGGACAAAACAAGTTACAAACAGGGTGATGCAATAGCAATAACGACATATAGCAGTTTGTTTAATACGAATCCATATTTTTCAGATGCGGATGTCATCATCATAGACGATGCTCATTCAGCTGAAAACTATGTGGCTAAGATGTGGTCCTTGGATGTAGATAGGTTTAATGATAAGCATACTGCTTTGCACTCTGTTTTAGCATCGGTACTAAAGCCTTATATTGATGCGACAAGTTACACAAAAATGACGGGTAAATGGGAAAACCCTTTGGATTCTTCATGGGTTGATAAAATCCCTTCACCATCTTTATTGGAAATTCATGACGATCTCGTTGATATTATGGATACTTATACTGCGGATAGCGACCTTAAATATTCGTGGAGTATGCTTCGCAATAATCTGAGCTCATGTCATATTTATATTTCATTTTCTGAAATTGTTATCAGGCCAATAATTGCTCCTACTTGGGAGCTTCCTTCATTTAATAATCCTAAACAGAGAATCTATATGTCCGCAACTCTGGGAGAAGGTGGGGATTTAGAGCGTTTGATGGGAAGGAAAAAAATCTTAAGGCTCCCCGTCCCTGATGGCTGGGATCTACAAGGCGTTGGGCGACGCTTTTTTATGTTTCCAAGTCTGTCTTTAAAAGATGAAGACGAAGTCAAATTGAGACGTTCTCTTATTAAAAAGGCAGACCGCAGTTTGATTCTAGTACCGTCTGACAACCTGAAAAATCATATATCTGAAGATATAGAAGAAAATTTATCTCTTGAAGTGTTCTCAGCTGAAGATATAGAGAAATCAAAGCAGAGTTTTGTTGAGTCAACTGGTTCTGTTGCAGTGGTCGCTAATAGATATGATGGTATAGATTTTCCGGGTGAAGAGTGTCGATTACTGTTTATTGAAGGGCTTCCGAAAGCTGTTAATGCTCAAGAACGCTTCTTCATGAGCAGAATGGGTGCAAATTTACTATTTAATGAGAGGGTTCAAACAAGAGTTTTACAAGCAATTGGACGATGTACTAGGTCATTGGAGGATTATTCTGCTGTAGTTGTGAGTGGTGAAGAATTGCCGGACTATCTCTCTGATCGAAGCAGAAGACAGCATTTTCATCCTGAGCTTCAAGCCGAACTTTCGTTTGGGGTAGCACAATCGAAAGACAAGAGCATTTTAGATTTTGAGGAAAACTTTGCTCTGTTTCTCGAAAATGGGGATGAATGGGATGCTGCAAATCAAATGATTGTAGAAGAGCGGAATAGGGCTGAAAAAGTTCCTTTTCCAAGCATTGAGCAGTTATCTGAAGCAGTAAAGTTCGAAGTTGAATATCAGATGGCTCTATGGCAGAAAGATTATACAGAAGCAGTTTCTTGTGCAGAATCTGTTATTGGAGTTCTTACTGATGGTCAACTTGGAGGTTATCGAGCTCTTTGGGAGTATCTTGCTGGTTCAGCTGCAAAGCTAGCCGTATCAGATGGTAATTTAGCCTTTAATGTAAAAGCGATGGAACACTATAAGGCAGCAAAAAAAGCAGCAAAGAGTGTTCCTTGGTTAGTTAAGTTGTCTCAACACTTAGAATTAGACCCAAGCATACTTGAGACAGATTCTCTTCACGAATTAGTAGTCCTGCAAGTGGAGAAAATTGAAGCCGTGCTTAGTTCTCTTGGAACAAGGCATGATCGAAGTTATTCTCAAAGAGAACGACAAATTTTAGAAGGATTCGAGAATGAGTCAACTTTTGAAAACGCTCAGAAGCTATTAGGTGAGCATTTGGGTTATGATGCCGGAAAAGTTGAATCTGATGCTTCTCCGGATCCTTGGTGGCAATTAGGAGATTTCTGTATTGTTTTTGAAGATTACGCTGGTGCGGAGGATACTTCTTCCTTAAATGCCACCAAGGCTAGACAAGCAGCTACACACCCTTCATGGATAAGAGCAAATGTTCCGACGTGCTCTTCTGAGAATGTCGAAATTATCTCTGTAATGGTATCACCTGTTTTGACTGCCAATTCAGGTGCATTGCCTCATCTTTCTGGATTCTTTTTTTGGACGTTAGCGGATTTTAAAGAATGGGCTCAGATTGCGATGAGAACCATGCGAGAAATTAGAAAAACATTTGTTGAGCCAGGCGATTTAGTTTGGAGGGCACAGGCTATTGAAGTACTCCAGGCAAATGGTGTTGATGTGCTTAGTTTAAAGAATAGTCTTAAGAGTAAAGTTGCTAAGTCTTATTTAGAAGAAAGACCATGA
- a CDS encoding YifB family Mg chelatase-like AAA ATPase codes for MLVASLNTRAVLGMDSPKVVVEVHASNGLPSFSIVGLPEASVKESKDRVRSALISSGFKLPPKRITVNLAPADLPKTGGRYDLPIAIGILLATEQLQISDVNRFEFFGELALTGELRGIHGAISSLLASHSENKKIILPFDNLHEAQLLIETYPALNETLFLVKDLREACQVLLGDPPSFSMDLDRIQDSSNSQTRYIEDIADVRGQSQAKRALEISASGHHSMMMVGPPGSGKSMLASRLITLLPDLTAEEAIEAANIRSISGEVITQESFYVRPFIHPHHTASAAAMVGGGCHLQKFLLHYNSFCYRCLKELFKLTNRYISEYIFGQDIFLSRRCNIV; via the coding sequence GTGTTGGTTGCCAGCTTAAATACCCGTGCTGTTCTTGGTATGGACTCACCAAAAGTGGTGGTTGAAGTGCATGCCAGTAATGGTCTACCCTCATTTTCAATTGTAGGTTTACCAGAGGCATCGGTAAAAGAAAGTAAGGATAGGGTCAGAAGTGCGCTGATTAGTTCGGGTTTTAAGTTACCTCCTAAACGTATTACGGTTAATCTAGCACCCGCTGATTTGCCTAAAACGGGAGGGCGTTATGACTTGCCTATAGCCATTGGTATATTATTAGCAACAGAGCAGTTGCAAATAAGTGATGTAAACCGTTTTGAGTTTTTTGGAGAGCTTGCATTAACGGGTGAGTTGCGCGGAATCCACGGTGCTATCTCAAGCCTGCTCGCCTCTCATTCTGAGAATAAAAAGATTATTCTTCCATTTGATAACCTTCACGAAGCACAACTATTAATTGAAACATATCCCGCGCTGAATGAAACGCTGTTTCTTGTTAAAGACCTCAGAGAGGCCTGCCAGGTTTTATTAGGTGACCCCCCCTCTTTTTCTATGGATTTAGACCGAATTCAAGACTCGTCAAATTCTCAAACGCGTTACATTGAAGACATTGCCGATGTTCGAGGACAGTCACAAGCTAAGCGTGCGCTTGAGATTTCGGCAAGTGGTCATCATTCTATGATGATGGTTGGCCCACCAGGTTCTGGTAAAAGTATGTTGGCATCGAGACTGATTACCCTTTTACCTGATTTAACAGCAGAAGAAGCCATTGAGGCGGCTAATATCAGATCTATTTCTGGTGAGGTTATCACTCAAGAATCTTTTTACGTTAGACCGTTTATTCATCCTCATCATACCGCTTCTGCAGCGGCAATGGTCGGTGGTGGGTGCCATTTACAAAAGTTTTTGCTACATTACAATAGTTTTTGCTACAGATGTTTAAAAGAGCTATTCAAGCTCACTAATAGATACATTTCAGAATATATTTTTGGTCAAGACATCTTCTTATCAAGGAGGTGTAATATTGTCTAA
- a CDS encoding accessory factor UbiK family protein, with translation MLNPSQLESMAKKIADIIPEGFGEMPEAMQSQVKTVLSNAFDKMDLVTREEFDIQSGVLAKTREKLERLEKLVAELEQQLNAK, from the coding sequence ATGTTAAACCCCTCACAGTTAGAATCAATGGCAAAAAAAATTGCTGATATTATTCCCGAAGGTTTTGGTGAGATGCCTGAAGCAATGCAGTCTCAAGTTAAGACGGTTTTAAGTAATGCATTCGATAAAATGGATTTAGTCACTCGTGAAGAGTTTGATATTCAATCGGGGGTCTTAGCTAAAACACGGGAAAAGTTGGAGCGTTTAGAAAAGTTGGTTGCTGAGTTAGAACAGCAGCTTAACGCAAAATAA
- a CDS encoding GGDEF domain-containing protein, protein MLVDIKDAPEKAKRIFNNLIDAFEEQNINPTPLNYFVWYQYYKGDNPQFRQEMDAIINDPFGYNDRVGRRLYDDYLASDDNSASEFDRAFKRLIDLMIKKMNDWSEKLETHTHELDSCTTKLSDPNLNTEQVKAITNTVLSAATNMKESSRAFQEEMQHSSDEVKKLREQLIEARAEAMQDELTEVGNRKAFNNALQELILDAIDSPESLCLILSDIDHFKKFNDTYGHLVGDSVLRYYASIMKKDKADNETICRYGGEEFAILVANSSIEEAAARAETIRKAIESAHLKRKNEDKPISTITASFGIATFNGNETGEDLIARADKALYKAKTDGRNRVVLETDLVDKPEKDK, encoded by the coding sequence GTGTTAGTGGATATTAAGGATGCACCAGAAAAAGCGAAACGCATTTTCAATAATTTAATTGATGCTTTTGAAGAGCAAAACATCAACCCAACCCCACTAAATTATTTTGTTTGGTACCAATATTACAAGGGCGACAATCCACAATTTCGCCAAGAGATGGATGCCATTATCAATGACCCATTTGGTTATAACGATCGTGTTGGACGACGATTATATGATGACTATTTAGCAAGCGACGATAACTCCGCTTCTGAATTTGATCGCGCATTCAAACGTTTAATTGATCTTATGATCAAGAAAATGAACGACTGGAGTGAGAAACTTGAAACCCATACTCATGAACTTGATAGTTGTACAACCAAACTTTCTGACCCAAACCTCAATACCGAACAAGTAAAAGCCATTACCAATACGGTGCTCAGTGCTGCAACCAACATGAAAGAGAGCAGCCGCGCTTTTCAAGAAGAGATGCAACACAGCTCAGATGAGGTTAAGAAACTTAGAGAACAACTCATTGAAGCGCGTGCTGAAGCGATGCAAGATGAGCTAACAGAAGTGGGAAATCGCAAAGCGTTCAATAACGCCTTACAGGAATTAATACTCGACGCAATAGACTCTCCAGAATCGTTATGTTTGATTCTTAGTGATATCGATCATTTTAAAAAATTCAATGATACCTACGGTCACCTGGTTGGCGATAGCGTACTTAGATATTACGCAAGCATTATGAAGAAAGATAAAGCCGACAATGAAACCATTTGTCGATACGGAGGTGAAGAGTTTGCCATTTTAGTCGCCAATTCCTCAATAGAAGAAGCGGCTGCTCGTGCCGAAACCATCCGCAAAGCAATAGAATCGGCTCATTTAAAGCGTAAAAATGAAGATAAACCCATTTCTACCATCACAGCGTCATTTGGAATCGCTACTTTTAACGGAAATGAAACAGGTGAAGACTTAATTGCCCGAGCGGATAAGGCCTTATATAAAGCGAAGACAGACGGTAGAAACCGAGTTGTATTAGAAACCGACTTAGTTGATAAACCTGAAAAAGATAAATAA
- a CDS encoding SPOR domain-containing protein has translation MARDFRHGHAQHRKQTFQRKSQEASKAVSAGKSSVPMIWAGGFLVSAVFLVGFFVTQHFASQGVKSDQPSEKSIFTAAKEIKEQAVESVNEVSEKLQPKTVVVEAVKLDSEHPNSNPAQKTSYSFYEGLGQMEVVVDAVPISVALEQPYYIQAGTFGSEKVARSELQRLLRLGQKLELSVLNTKTRTYYRLRVGPYSDRLALNKKRNELRQLGVDTLLLKAPKTKESN, from the coding sequence ATGGCTAGAGATTTTCGTCATGGGCATGCTCAACATCGCAAACAAACGTTTCAGCGAAAGTCTCAAGAGGCATCTAAAGCAGTGAGTGCTGGCAAGTCATCCGTGCCAATGATTTGGGCGGGTGGTTTTTTAGTGTCTGCGGTGTTTTTAGTGGGCTTCTTTGTGACACAGCATTTTGCATCCCAAGGGGTGAAGTCTGATCAGCCATCAGAAAAGTCGATTTTTACCGCAGCTAAAGAGATTAAAGAACAGGCGGTAGAGTCTGTTAATGAGGTCTCTGAAAAATTACAACCTAAAACGGTCGTGGTTGAAGCGGTTAAGCTTGATAGCGAACATCCAAATTCAAACCCTGCACAAAAAACTTCATATAGCTTTTATGAAGGCTTAGGACAGATGGAGGTGGTGGTTGATGCGGTTCCTATTTCAGTCGCTCTAGAACAACCTTATTACATTCAAGCTGGAACATTTGGTTCTGAGAAAGTTGCGCGCTCTGAACTGCAACGTTTGTTACGTTTGGGTCAAAAGCTAGAGCTTTCGGTTTTAAATACTAAAACACGAACCTACTACCGTTTAAGAGTAGGTCCTTATTCTGATCGCTTAGCTTTAAACAAAAAAAGAAATGAACTACGTCAGCTTGGTGTGGATACATTATTGCTGAAAGCGCCCAAAACCAAAGAATCAAATTAA
- the argS gene encoding arginine--tRNA ligase, whose amino-acid sequence MKQQIAQILIEVVQQLKQQGVIPEDVSPRINVENTRDKSHGDFATNLAMMLTKQAGMPPRELAQKIIELVDDVPIVQKVEIAGPGFINFFVDDSAKFAVVKTVLEEKADFGKCNVGQGRSVLVEFVSANPTGPLHVGHGRGAAYGASVANLLEVAGFTVAKEYYVNDAGRQMDILATSVWLRYLEQCGEKFAFPSNGYKGDYIYAICDSLQAEFATTLQKPALEIFAGVTPDDGQENGDKEKHIDDLIVKAKNLLGAKHYEAVFKMAIDAILGDIKEDLAGFNVHFDEWYSERSLMDSGVIDAAIEKLQAADKIYEKNGALWFRSTDYGDEKDRVVVRDNGIKTYFASDIAYHFNKLERGFDILIDIWGSDHHGYVPRVKAAMEAMGTDSEALKVLLVQFAVLYRSGEKLAMSTRSGQFVTLRELRDEVGSDAARFFYVQRKSEQHMDFDLDLAKSKSNENPVYYIQYAHARICRVMEQAQQQGYSLDLQAGLASIEKLDGEHEVKLATELAKYPEIVARAAGFYEPHQIAYYLKDLAHGLHSYYNASQFIVEDDATRQARLTLITAVQQVLQNGLAIIGVSAPETM is encoded by the coding sequence ATGAAGCAGCAAATTGCGCAGATTTTAATCGAAGTTGTTCAACAGTTAAAACAACAAGGGGTTATTCCTGAAGATGTATCACCACGCATCAATGTAGAAAACACCCGCGATAAATCGCATGGTGATTTTGCAACTAATTTAGCGATGATGCTCACCAAACAAGCGGGTATGCCACCAAGAGAATTGGCGCAAAAAATTATTGAACTGGTTGATGATGTACCGATTGTGCAAAAAGTGGAAATTGCTGGGCCAGGTTTTATTAACTTTTTTGTGGACGATTCGGCTAAGTTTGCGGTGGTTAAAACCGTATTAGAGGAAAAAGCCGATTTTGGTAAGTGTAATGTTGGACAAGGTCGTTCGGTTTTGGTGGAGTTTGTTTCGGCTAACCCAACAGGGCCTTTGCATGTAGGGCATGGTCGTGGTGCGGCTTATGGTGCAAGTGTGGCCAACTTGCTTGAGGTAGCAGGCTTTACGGTGGCCAAAGAGTATTATGTGAATGATGCTGGTCGCCAGATGGATATTTTGGCAACGTCTGTTTGGTTACGTTATTTAGAACAGTGCGGTGAAAAGTTTGCTTTTCCAAGTAACGGTTATAAAGGCGATTACATCTATGCGATTTGCGATAGTTTACAAGCCGAGTTTGCAACCACTTTACAAAAACCAGCTTTAGAAATTTTTGCAGGTGTTACGCCTGATGATGGTCAAGAGAATGGCGATAAAGAAAAACATATTGATGACCTGATTGTTAAAGCCAAAAATTTATTAGGCGCAAAACACTATGAAGCTGTTTTTAAAATGGCAATTGATGCCATTCTTGGTGATATTAAAGAGGACTTAGCAGGTTTTAATGTTCACTTTGATGAATGGTATTCAGAACGTTCATTGATGGATTCAGGCGTGATTGATGCGGCGATTGAAAAATTACAAGCGGCCGACAAAATCTACGAAAAAAACGGTGCGCTTTGGTTTAGATCAACCGATTATGGTGATGAAAAAGACCGTGTGGTTGTACGTGACAACGGCATTAAGACTTATTTTGCTTCAGATATCGCTTACCACTTCAATAAGCTAGAACGTGGTTTTGATATTTTGATTGATATTTGGGGTTCAGATCATCATGGTTATGTACCACGTGTTAAGGCCGCTATGGAAGCGATGGGCACGGATTCTGAAGCATTAAAAGTGCTATTAGTTCAGTTTGCCGTGCTTTATCGTAGTGGTGAAAAGCTTGCAATGTCTACACGAAGTGGTCAGTTTGTGACCTTGCGTGAGTTGCGTGATGAGGTCGGTAGCGATGCCGCTCGTTTTTTCTATGTTCAGCGTAAATCTGAACAACACATGGATTTTGATTTGGATTTAGCAAAATCGAAATCAAATGAAAACCCTGTTTATTACATTCAATATGCGCATGCACGTATTTGTCGTGTTATGGAACAGGCACAGCAACAAGGCTATAGTCTGGATTTACAAGCAGGCCTGGCAAGTATTGAAAAACTTGACGGTGAGCATGAAGTAAAACTGGCGACAGAGCTGGCTAAGTACCCTGAAATTGTTGCGCGAGCGGCAGGGTTCTATGAACCACATCAAATTGCTTACTACTTAAAAGATTTAGCTCATGGGTTACACTCTTATTACAATGCGAGTCAGTTTATTGTTGAAGATGATGCTACACGCCAGGCTCGATTAACCTTGATTACAGCCGTTCAGCAAGTGTTACAGAATGGTTTGGCCATTATTGGGGTTTCTGCTCCAGAGACAATGTAA